Within Primulina tabacum isolate GXHZ01 chromosome 5, ASM2559414v2, whole genome shotgun sequence, the genomic segment TCCAAAGCCTGATCcctaaaaatcataccaaagaTATgatagagtttttttttttttggaataaaaCTCTATCTTATCTTTATTTCTCCCAATAAGAAAAATATCTCTCCAATTATTTTCCACAAACCAAATACCATAATTAGGAGTCTAAAATCTGATATTATCTTTGCAATTTTCGGATTTCAGATTTAGTTGTGCCGGCAATTTGCCGGCAATTGAAGAATAGTCTTGTGGAAAgaccatttctaaattttttctgGTTCAAGTCTTCCACGAAGATCATATCGAcaactttaattgtgatataaaatcacattttttaGCCCAGATTTATCCCAAGAGCAGAAAACTTTATCCTACaataaaatcacacaaaaatGTGTCAATTAAACACGTTGGAAGTAGTAACAATGAGAGATATgacaacaaaaatgcaaactaTTATGAGCCTATCAAAAGTAAAACATGTTTATATCCAGCTCTATAACCAACAGAAATAGTCAAGAGAATTGCATTGAACACTAGTTTCTCGTCTTGATTATTTGACGATATTTTGTTTCACCCTTATGACCTGTTTGATTGAGTTTGTGAGCTGACGGAATAAATTAATTGGTAATCTGTAACTCATGGATTCATAGCCCCTTACAGATCATTCCAAACATCAATTTTAAACTGACTTGGGATAGACATATTTACATAATTGGTTCTAGAAAAAATCTAGGTAATTTTTAGATCTGTTTCTGATATTGACCGCAAACGTTACTTTAAATTTGTGCGGACAGTAAAGTGTGCTTTTTAGTTAGGCTTTTCCACTAATGAGATTTAGTTCATAGCTCAGATGGGGTTTGAAGAATTTTTTTCTATCGAACTGAGATTGAGCCAGGAACTGGGAAGAGGGGAGGAAATTGAGTGATTGTGGGTGACTCTCAGTAAAACCAAAACGACATGtagtttctttttaaaagagtgCAATTGTCGCCGTGGATCCAGCTTTTGTTATATCATGAAACATAGGTATTATTTTAGTGGTTGAAATATTGTTTAACAATTCATGTTTTAGAGCCTAGAAATATTGAGTTCTGTAGTCTCATAGACAGACCGATGTGATCCCTTTCTTCATGAACATATGATCAAAGTTTTTATGAGATTTAGAACTTTGTTCGTAATGAAACTTCTTGCAGAAAGTGATCTCGATTTAAATTAAGATGCtgagtaaaatatattttaaagttcaATACAGTAGATTATAGTTGATTATCACATGACACATAACTCTCGTTGTAATgaacattatttatttttatttgtgttTCTTCCTATGTATGGCCATTGGTTCTCAGGTGATGGACAAAAATGATTTTGATGGTGATGAATACTTCAGTTTTTCTGCAGGTTCTGAAGGATGGAGATTCGGGGAAGACCATAAATAGAATTACTGAGAGTGGTTCGAGTGCCGTGCCACTAGTGGTCGAGGCAGCTATAAAAGATGAGGAAGTTGTCATTAAGGAAGTAATAAGTGTTTCCGATGGAAAGGAGATAGCGAAAAGGAGGGTGAAATTGAGGATTGGATCAGAAGGAGAAGAAGTACGAGCCTTGCAGGTATGCTGCGAGCTTctattttgttcttcaatatTTTTTCCTCCATGGAATTTACTAGGAAGGAGACATATTCCACCCATGTCAAGCAAAACCTAAAGTTCCTGTATAGAAGGCTTTAAACAAGTTAAGAGtgtgattgtttttatattATATGTGACTACTACACTGTCTTGGAAGTACTCTTCAACTTGTTCTTTCTACAATGTGACTTGAACCAAGGATATGCAAAGTTTTCTATAATACATGGGAATAGTCCATTGCATATTGCTACAAAAATAGATAAACAGCTTCCCTTCAAGTTTCAGTTGAAAGTCGATTTAAGGCTAGTACGGTGCTGAGCAGGTGAATATTTTCCAGTTAATTCCGTACTGTGCTACATGGTCGTTTACTTGACCAGCAGTTGATCTAGTGAGCCATGTTCTTattaattaaagtaaatgtGTTTTGAGATAACACATGCTAAGACTTTCAATTGGCGTTTTACTTGTTAAGATATGTTTACTTGGTGTTTGTTCACCACTTATTTTTGTGGTTGATTTCTTtgctattaatttattttttggatGAGAAATCGGGATGGGTTGACTATGAAAAAATTTGTGATAATGTTTGGATGGTTTGGTGAAAGTTTATGCGATGGCTAGTGTACTGTATGAGTGTATAGTGCGATTgtgttgagaaaattgaggagaaaagagagattataTGATGATTATTCTATTTTATGTCATCTATGACAGGAAGCTTTGCAGAAACTTGGATTCTATTCCGGTGAAGAGGAcattgaattttctagcttctCGAGTGGAACCGAGCGCGCTGTAAAAACCTGGCAAGTATGTCATTCTTTACTAGAAAATCTAAGTAAAAACTCATCAAGAATCAAGTTCTTCTGCCTAAATTAGTTGCTACATTTTCCTAATTTTCTTGACAGTCCTCTATAGGAGCACGAGAAGATGGCATAATGACTCCAGAACTTCTGGAACAGTTGTTTATGGAGCAAAAATTCGGAAGTTCTGGCCCTGGAAAGAccaaaaataaggaaaataaatcTGCTGGTCCTCTGAAGGTGCTGTGAATTTCTTGAAATGTGATGTTTTGCTATTCTGATTGAGAAAACCGGAGGTAGATAATATTATTATAGGTCCATCTCTCAAAAACTGAGAAATCCATTTTTCTAGAAAATTATTGGCATCGTATGTACATGAAAGCCGAGATATTAATGAATCCTTGCTCCTTCTTTGGCAGCCCGACATTCAAATTAGAAAGCCTTTATAATAAGACAtgtttttttcattttgaacaataatttattttaaaatgccgATGCAAAACATAAATACATCCACGGGGCAGTTGAGCATACTATAAACATGGTTATGTAGTCCGTTTGTTatctaatttttaatttttaggcAGTCCATGGAATTGGAAAAATTTGAATGATCTGGAATATATTGTAGTCTAGGGCTCACATAATGTTTTTATCATATATTTCTCGAAGAGCGAAAATGGAGCCCCAATCTCTTCCATTACCAGTATATCTGAAGTTCAGAAGACAAAAGTTGAATTTTCCAAATCTCCACGAGTCTTTCTTCTCGGAGAGAATCGATGGGAAGAACCTTCAAGACTTTCTGGAAGTAGCAAACAAACTGGACCAATCAAGACTGGCAGCAGCAATGCTACAGTAGTAAAGTGCCTTGCATGTCGTGGAGAGGGACGTGTTTTGTGCATGGGTACACAGACTTTTCTTTCATACTTTCCTGGTctacaaaatttatataatttccTATTTTTCATTTATCCATATCTAAGAATTTTGTTTGCTTTTCCGGCAGATTGTGATGGAACGGGTGAGCCAAACATTGAGCCACAGGTTAGAAAATGCCTTAACCTTGTCGTAGTTCTTCATTTCGATTATAAATTATAGTAGCCAGACTTCATTGGTTTAAATATACATGGAGCATCCTATGCGATTTGGAGACCCTAAGGCACATtcttgttgttaatataacatTTCATTTATGCCACTTACATACTAGGAGTGTGTCTGTATTTAGACTTAACATGAGGTGGTTGCGATAGTGTCGTTCTTTGACATGCCACGTTTTTTTTCCCTAATGAGTAAGATACGTGGTGCAGTTTCTGGAGTGGATAGATGAAGGAACAAAATGCCCTTACTGTGAAGGTCTCGGATTCACCACATGCGATGAATGTGGGGGGAGCAACGATTGCTGATGCTTTACGACATGTGCATACACTGCATAGGAGACACTTGATTTGTTCCTTCTTGTTCCATATATAGAAATGTGTTGTTTCATAAACagaagaaataattttttttttttggaagttTAATATGAATGCAGAAGCCACATGCTTTTCCAGAATACTTGACAAAAACTCCTTCCACTTCCTTTTTTATGTTGTTTAGAAACATGTGGAGTGTCATTAAACATTGGTCGTAACCGAGTCTATCGACTTTCAGCTCTTAATATCCAGGAACCACAACTTCTGTGATGGATCCAGGATTTCGGACTATGATATAAGATCACACGAAGATCGGTGACTCGATAGATCTGGGGTAGGAGTGAACTTAACAATTGTAATTAGATAATCacaataaagattttaaatttagttTGTGTTTGGATTGAGTAAGTGAGGGATATTAAATTCCACTTTAGTTCTTCAGATGATTTTAGTACAAGGAGACTTTGAACTCAGCCTCTTTAAATTTATGCTTTTGCACGAACAATATGGATTCTATATGCATCCAACTTCTTGTTATTTGACATCTGAAATGAGTTCTTGTTCTCCAGTTAAGAATTTAACAAGGCTATATACATAAAAGGCATTGTTTTGTATACCAGATGATGGAggatatattaatttaataaagtaccattgtataattgattatttatcaaattaatttcaaaatatgTCATTAATCTATTCTTTATAATGCCTTCTCTCTTCCTAGTTAAGAACATAAATCAAAcgtgaattaaaaaaaaaatttgtactaGAATCGATGAATTTGATTCGGGGAGGGATTTGAAAGATTAATATCGAATAGTCAATaccattaaaaaattgcatcgTTTGATAAGGGGTGGTATTTGAAAtccatttaaattttatcaatccaagcaattaaaaaaatttgaaatttgtcATGTCAAATCAATCGATCTAAGCATGACATAATATTACTTAACTTTGTATGTTGTAAAAGAGACGCAGTGTGTGACATTTGCACCCCTTCTCACCCACAAAGCCATATCAGCTTGGGCGTTAAACTCCCAAACTCCAATTTGGCCAACCCAgatgtttcttttttttaaaaaaaaagaaactttGTTTTTccaatttttgtaaaaaatatcCCAatggtttaaatttttttctttaaaatgcatgtttcaTTCCAAAAATTCTGAAGGttggtatttaaaaaaaaaaaaaaaaaactttaaacgACTTGAAGATGAAGCAGATCTCATGACAAATTAGTATAATGATGAAGCTGATGAACTCATACAACCAACCACCAGGCCAATGCTCAAACCGATGATTTCATGATTATCTCCGAACAAATTTCGAACTACATGACAATTTATATGTTGTATTCATTTTATtacaaatttataataatattttaattattaaaaataatataattatttattttaaataataatcatttaagttgtgtaaataaaattgtaaatatatatttatttaatgtaaaataagaataaagatGAATGAGTGTATAGTGATAATAACAAATAATGAGTGCTAATATTAAAATGAATATGAGAGAATGAATGTGTTAATGTGAGAGAATGAATGTGTTAATAATATGTATAAGTGACATATGTATCTAGTGCTTTTGATGAGGTGGTATGTACTATAATACGAACCAATGCCACAATGCAGACGCCCTAAAAATTGATATGACACAAATTCTTTTAAACGTGGGTCATTCTAAATCCAGGCACGATATAACAATTTTATGGGATTCAGAAGTCTTGATTATGATGGATCTTCCATTAGGAACCAAATCTTGGAAGCAAATGGATCCTGAAATGCAAGTATAAATTCGATGAAAATGTCGAACAAAACTAGGTCAGATTGGTGACTAAAGGCTACAGACAAAAAGAATTACTTCATTTTTTGACACGTATTCAtcgatatcaagaataaatttcaTTTGTGTGTTCATAGCAATTTCAACTTTGCATAACCTTGAGACACATCAAATAGATGTTAAAACCGTATTCTTGAATGATGAATTGaaagaagaaatatatatataaaaaactcGAATGTTATATTGTTTGGGGTCAAAAAAAAAAGTATGCCGACTTGTTAAGTCTTTATATGGGATTAAGCAGACGCCCAAAGATTTTAATCCCTAGTGTGACATTAGTAATGGCGATAAAAGTTTTGTCATAATTTGTTGTCTTCATCATGTCTTGATTACTTCTCATTATAAGCATGTAATCAACATATAAACATAATGTCACAGAAGAGCCTCGTGTGCCCTTAATATAAACACATTTGTCACACTCGTTAATCTTAAAATCATTTGATAACATAAATTTGTCAAATCTTTCATGTCATTATTAGGCCGTCTGCTTAATCCCATATAAAGATTAAAATCTTTAGGACTTCGGAAACAATTGTCATGTCTCAATCTCATTATGTTGAGACAGTCTTGAAGAAGTTTAATGCATATGACTCTTCTCCAATAAAGATGCATATGGGCATGAACATTCATTTGGGTAAGAATAATGGGGAACCAGTATCCTAGCTGAAATACTCTATAATTATTGGAAGTCTTATATACATCACAAATTGTACTTAACCGAACATCGCCCCGTGCGATAAATAAGTTGAGTCAATTCACAAAAAATCCAAGTGAGTTTCATTAGAAGGCTTTGAATAGGTTGCTTAAATATTAAAGACACCTTAGAGTATGAGTTGCAATATACTAGATACCATGTAGTGCTAGAAGGATATAGTGGCACTAATTTGATTTCTGACACCAAAGACTCTAAATTAACTATTGAATATGTTTTTAGCATTGGTGGTAGCATAGTCTCTCGAAAGTCATCAAAACAAATTTGCATCGTTATATCTACAATGGAATTTGAATTTATAGTACTAGATAAAGTCGCAGAAGAAGCATAATGACTTCACAAATTTCTAGAGAATATTACTTATTGGACCAGCTAGACTAGTGACTTCAATAATGATATACTGTGACAGTCAGTCTGCAATTGCAATGACATGAAATAGTATGTATAATGGTAAGTTTTGTCATATTCGTCGAAGACACCATACCGTGCAAAAATTGATCTCAAGTGAAATTATCACTATTGATTATCTCAAATCAAAGATAACTTGGCGGATCCGCTTACGAAAGTCTTGAATATAGATTAAGCATATAGCTTGTCAAAAAGAATGAATTTAAAACCTACAAAACTAAATTTTCATAGTGTTAACTCAAGCTTGTTGATTGGATATCCCAATATCTTAGTTCAACGAGACAACTAAATTATGAGAACTTGTACTAGCACTTGGAATTACTTCTTTCTCATTCCTAAGACGAAGAGTATTGTTTTCGACAAATGTAGTGAGTATACTTTTGTACTTTTAATGGTTCCTTCGCTTATAAAAACACGGAGTATTAgaataatcttaaaaaaatgACAACATATGTAAGTGAGGACCAACCGCCTCAACGAAATACTTATGAAGCCAAGATGCGTTTTATGACCAAATTGGACAAAATTGGAAAAACCAAATGAAATTATAGGGAGTtatcatgtatatattgttttctTGTTTTACATAAACCACCACGAAGTTCAAGATATTATGTTCACTTCGTGACCTAGTAAATCTGACGATACTCTGGTAAGGAATGTTAAAAGCCAAAAGCTACTTATTCCATGAAAGAATGTTGCCATGTAATCTCTCTTTCGACATCAAGTACATTCTTGCATTAATCTCATTAATGTGAGGATTGTTGAAATGTTTTTAAACTTAATGAATATAATTTAGGCAAAGAAAAAGACAAAGAAATCTCGAACAAAAAGCCATAAATGAAACATGCGCTTGAGGGAAAGCGTTGGAGCTCCCAAAAGGGGCGCTGGTCTGGAAATTTCCAGGCCTTAGGTAAGGTGCCAGGGAGCCCAAAAGGGGCGCCCTAGCGTCCCATCTGCACAGGAAAGACGCTGAGACTCCCATTTTAGGCAGCTCAGTGTCGCAGGTGCGGTCTGGGCTTCTTACCAAACGAAAAATAAATTCCCAATTTTCGAgtcaaaccctaaccctaagcCCATTCAATTTCCGATTTCCTCCCTGCCACCCCATCCGATGATTTCATCAGCGCTGCCGTTGACCGTCACCCATGGACGACCACTCCTCGCACACACGCACCGCCATGCAACTGGCCGGAAATTGAAAATCATCCGAAGATCGCACAGAAGCAACGATCAAATTTTCCCAGATTCAGGCCATATGATGATGATTCACGGTCGGGTCTTAGTGTCATCGTGATGGGGACATCTAGGCGACCGTTTCCTTTCGTGGCCACTTCTCGATCGGCTATAAATAGAGTGAACGATGGCCATATCTGAACCAGAAAATCGAGTAGAACATAGGTTCGATTTTTTCGGCCAATTTGAGGACTTAATTTTCTGACCAGTGGTGGTTTACGATCCTCCCGAAGTGGGCTTTCGGTAGGTGGGTCCAATTGCCGGGTTTGGGTTTCGGACGGTGGCCGGtgatgatttaaaaattttggttttgtccattttttttatgaatttcgaaaattgcacaaaataacaaaataaaattttcaaaattttttcttAATCGTATCAAGACGGAGGTAAAAATTTCTCTAATATTAAATGTAAGAAATTCATTCATGTTTAAACTTAATAAACATCATGCTGAATGTGGAAAAATAAATCGAATGTTATATCCAGCCATTGAATATGAAGAATACCTATGAACACCTCATTTGAATTTCTTCGAGTTGTTTGTGAGTCTCCTAAATACTCAAAACCTCAAAATTATGGTTTTATGTAACTTTTGGTGTGTATGTTTAGAGATctcaaaactattatttataGAAAACTCGTACCATCATcgattaagtttaaatttaaattgTGTCATATCAAGATGAGatattttgaatttcaaaatatgataacattatcaaaataatcaaaatataatcaatataatttATCAAGTTATAATTTTACACATCTAAATTTTTACAAATCTACTAATAgtagataacataaaatttgtgcatgattaaatcttataattataatcatatgtGCCACTAGATAGGATAAGATTTTATAACTTAATAAATCTTTTCCAACAGATTATGCCATCACGATTCTTGATAGGCATTGTTTGGAAACAATGGGATTGTCACTATATCTAAACGATGGTCGGAACTCCACGCCTCCAACAAGAAGGCCGCTTTTCAAAAAGTTCCAACTCTTCTCGAACAGCCTAGCCTCCACCTCCCCGTTTTCTCCTTGACCAATGTAAAATCTTCCGATTTCTACCTCCATCCACCCGTCATCTCTCTTGACCACAGTCGAGCCTCTCCTGTTCTCCTCTGGGTCAAAGTGCACGATACAGGCTCGTTTTTCAGCATCTTTTTCGGGCTCATCGTTAATGAAGCGGACCATTGCCTTGGCTGATTCAAGACCCTTCAGTTTTTTGGCTAGTTTGAATATTAGATGGGCTTCATACGTTTTCCTTTGGGGAAAGACTTGTGATCGGATCTTGCAGCGGATATCCAGCCACCATACTGCTTGAAGCTCTGCCACCTCTAAGAATCTGTCACTACTTGGGgggaaaataagcaaaattagATGTTGGAACagtaattttttaaatgaacaacttagtatgttttgaaaatatacaAAACATAATTTTTAGGAAATTCATCCATTTATAAATTGGAATACTTTTACATGAAATCATTTTACTCAAATAACCACACCACGATAATTTCCTTCATCAACTTTCAAAAAAATTTTGTCCATAGTGGATAACTGATAAGCACGAATTATATAGCGTTTTAGGAACTTTATTTTGTTGTATTCTTACTTATCTGGCATTTTTATTCCGAGTTTTACGCTTAATTCGTTTTATTATTGCTATTTGCATGTTTGACCAAAAGATGATAAAAGCCAACGAAAGGGAAAGAAAGTCAAGCTTCGCGGAAAATAGCACAAAGACCTTCTCcagacccttacacggaccctGTGTAAGGGTCTGTGTCTTAGAAGCCCGAAGAAGACAAATACaatgcctacacggaccccatgccgGACCTATACCTGGGGTCCGTGTCATTTATCCTCCGAGAATGAGAAATCCAGTTTCTACACGCACCCCGAGACGgacctctacacggggtccgtgtccagtgTTTCCCGGAATAAATTTTGGACAGAATATACACGGACCCCTTCCCTGATgcatgcacggggtccgtgcccttgagATCAGATTCAGATTTGGCGAAGATTTTTTTAGAGATTTTGGGGAGATATGGATGAGGACTCGAAATATAACAATTTTTGGGGGATTTTTGGAAAGagatataaaaagaaaaaaccTAGGATATGAGGAGTTTTGGGaactttttaattaaaaaaaatgaattgcAGAGAAAACGGCGACGGCTTGGGAGAAAAGAGAGAAAACCGTGCTTCACACGCAAGATTCGCGCTCCATCGCTGAGATTTTGTCCTCTcttgttttcttatttttattcatgaattcgaatattagattttcttctagttttgaatttatgtagtagtttttcttgtgatcgggaccacgatagggataaattattgattttgttcattcattggattatttgatttatgaattaatttcatgttattgattaatgtttgcGTAATTTTCGTGCTTTTAATTTGGCCAATTATTTGCATGTCTGTTGTTCGATCTTGACTCGAAAGAGAATATATTGaatttagcttcaaaaatattaatcaacacacGGTTAAACCGACTAGAAATAATATTCGGTTTCAAGGTGCGATTTTGGGCGACAGCTGTGATTCCATCGTTGAATAAtgcgtttttgtttaattaaattcaattagaaataattggactgttaaatgaaaatatgattataaaCTCTACAAATAGATTTATAGttaaattagagaattttatcGTGACATCAATACTCTGTGGTTAAATAATTCCAATGCATGACAATAATCAAAGTTTGGACCGTTGTGCGTTCCCGGTCATtttgttgaatttgaaaatttcccaAGTTTCAACATGTTCTGCAAATTCGATCTTAGTTATTAAtttaacataattcaatttaatttaactagtttaaattatcatcaAATCACTTGTTATTGTTTGCCTAgattaaatcaaataatttaaatctcAGTACTTAAATaatagtctctgtgggatcgatacttggacttgtcgtccatttactataacttgaccaaGTCCActtgctagatttatttccaaccgaaatcgtcggtcaagttttggcgccgttgccggggactatttgtttaatattaggataaattatttatttgagactAGGCATTTATTCTTggttcttattttattttaaactttttttagcattttaattaattttgtttcaaatttttacaCTCTTTAGGAGCTTGAATTGTGCACTTGAATTTTGATTGTAGGAGTCTAGCTCGTGTTTTATGAGCCGTGCTAAAGGCTTCGAAAATCTAGTGCCACTTGATCTAGAGATTGAAAGCACTCTCCGCCGCATCCGTAGAGCTCGAAGGAacaacaacttggctcttgaattcGAATATAAAGA encodes:
- the LOC142547640 gene encoding putative F-box protein PP2-B12 isoform X3 gives rise to the protein MSRNYDNWERLVRAVMRDEENRRMAMRPSMESVSYISSASSSFRASSAYNSPVVNGSFSFSQTFEFPAVHPNDHETMARSESLRVFVDQRTGKSCYVVGARGLEISSVEDSQSWKWTTQTDSRFLEVAELQAVWWLDIRCKIRSQVFPQRKTYEAHLIFKLAKKLKGLESAKAMVRFINDEPEKDAEKRACIVHFDPEENRRGSTVVKRDDGWMEVEIGRFYIGQGENGEVEARLFEKSWNFLKSGLLVGGVEFRPSFRYSDNPIVSKQCLSRIVMA
- the LOC142547640 gene encoding putative F-box protein PP2-B12 isoform X2 — its product is MSRNYDNWERLVRAVMRDEENRRMAMRPSMESVSYISSASSSFRASSAYNSPVVNGSFSFSQTFEFPAVHPNDHETMARSESLRVFVDQRTGKSCYVVGARGLEISSVEDSQSWKWTTQTDSSDRFLEVAELQAVWWLDIRCKIRSQVFPQRKTYEAHLIFKLAKKLKGLESAKAMVRFINDEPEKDAEKRACIVHFDPEENRRGSTVVKRDDGWMEVEIGRFYIGQGENGEVEARLFEKSWNFLKSGLLVGGVEFRPSFRYSDNPIVSKQCLSRIVMA
- the LOC142547640 gene encoding putative F-box protein PP2-B12 isoform X1 is translated as MSRNYDNWERLVRAVMRDEENRRMAMRPSMESVSYISSASSSFRASSAYNSPVVNGSFSFSQTFEFPAVHPNDHETMARSESLRVFVDQRTGKSCYVVGARGLEISSVEDSQSWKWTTQTDSSSDRFLEVAELQAVWWLDIRCKIRSQVFPQRKTYEAHLIFKLAKKLKGLESAKAMVRFINDEPEKDAEKRACIVHFDPEENRRGSTVVKRDDGWMEVEIGRFYIGQGENGEVEARLFEKSWNFLKSGLLVGGVEFRPSFRYSDNPIVSKQCLSRIVMA
- the LOC142547639 gene encoding protein disulfide isomerase pTAC5, chloroplastic; the encoded protein is MKSVHTPLPHRVAPSTSVMSSILPLTSYFTLPLLHNPHFISSIPLKSLSKSHICFSFPPSNQNPIGYGPQEEARWLREEQRWLREEQRWLREEGRWKEKRQRLVQEINSLKLRVQELEQLNSFPAASVSDTVGNFAKLLQVLKDGDSGKTINRITESGSSAVPLVVEAAIKDEEVVIKEVISVSDGKEIAKRRVKLRIGSEGEEVRALQEALQKLGFYSGEEDIEFSSFSSGTERAVKTWQSSIGAREDGIMTPELLEQLFMEQKFGSSGPGKTKNKENKSAGPLKSENGAPISSITSISEVQKTKVEFSKSPRVFLLGENRWEEPSRLSGSSKQTGPIKTGSSNATVVKCLACRGEGRVLCMDCDGTGEPNIEPQFLEWIDEGTKCPYCEGLGFTTCDECGGSNDC